The DNA segment CAAACTGACGAAACAGGATTTGTTAACAAAGCGTTTGTTTCTGatgcaaaacaacaacaaacaattcCTGTGTCTCTTAATGTCCCTTTGGAAGAATCCGGTCTTTACGACAACGGTGACGAtaatgatgaggatgatgatctGTACGAACGGTACGGAAATATCAAACGTGGTAACAGTCAGATAAGAAAAGGTATATTTGACACAGAGAATCGTAATATAGAATTGGAAGATATGGATGCATATGAGGAACCAGTAAATACACCATCTCCGAAGTCGATGTCGGCTACTGAGGAGTATATTCAACGACAGGAGTCAATGTCGGGACTGCCAGATACTGGTCCACAGAAATCACTTGGCCAACAGCATCATCCAAGTGGGCCTCTTCGGGTAAATGAGTAATAGATGCACCcttttacatgtattactactgtaacgttttggttttatatattaaacaataaataaatcgTCCCGGTCGAATGATGGacgcgttttttttttcaaattaggACTGATTAGGTtttagtaaaaacaaaataaaatataacatacgATACAAAATAGTctgaaattcatgttttattttacagatcACAAGcgatgaattttatttaaacgaaCGTCTTTGCGGTTCAGGGTTGCCGGGAATGGATTCTTCAGGACTTCCAGGGCTTGAAATGGAAGGTTTAGATACTATCGAGCATCTTGAGGCGTATGACGAAGTGGACTTTATGGTTCAATCGAAGCCATTAATTGAACCATCTACGGGAGTGCCACAGTTACTtataaatgatgaaataaatgaagACGAACCAAGTCATCGAAGGGACACCCAAACAGAAGATTTCGATATTGGCAATAACTCTGGAGATGGCCTTGGCGATTCGAGTCCTCTCACGGGCAGAAGACCCGTGTTTGAAGGGGAGCGTAGTTTCCAACCTCCACCACATAATTGGTTTTCAGCAGAAGAGAATACGAACAACACCAGACCTGTTGAAATTCCGTCTGAAAATGAAGAAGAGTTTGGCACGTCGTATGACAACTATGATATCGAAAAAGAGCTGCAGCTAATTCAGAAAGAAGTGCGGCCGTATGTACAGGAAGATCTGGGTGAAACCAAAGGAGCCAGGGACATCAACCAGAAAGATGTTATTGAAACCACAGATCTTAAGCAAGGTAGTTATGCCGAAACTTTGCTAGACCCGGATTCACCGCCTCTTCCGATCGGTCCACCACCTCCTCTTCCAGTTGTACCTCTACGGAGAGACCTCCAGCCACCTACAGCTTTTGGCACTCTTGATGACGATAGCAATGGCATACCCGACCAGAACACATCTGGAATGAGAAGTGTAAATCCGAGGGACTCGTACTTTCTTTTTAAGGATGACCGTACTGTCATAATGAAAGAACATGATGACAGTTATACAGCCAATGAGtctgtacatttaaatgttgatcTATCAAGTTTGGGTGAGATTCCAGCGAAATTTGATAGTCTCAATGTTGCAATGACGTTAAATGCAGGAGGAGCCAATGCTGTATCAGATGAACATTTAAGCGCAACGGGTGCTGGCGTTAAATCAAAGCGAGCAGTTGATTTTCCGTTATCAGAGTCATCCGTGGATAAAAGCGCCTTGCAAACAGGAGATGATTTCGAACAAATCTATGACACgccaaaataattttatttaaaataatgacatttttatctgttgtttgtttactttgttttcaCTGTATTGCTTTAATTAAAACACTACAGTTATGTTATATTGCCAATTTGCACCGTTCTAAGTCCGTTGAGTGTCGTCAATAACTTTATTAAATGACTTCTCCTGTGTAATTACCTCTCTCAAGTTTGTACGAGAAGGTCAAAGTTCGTGTAAGATGCTGCAATTCTTACTCAGACTttttttgaatttgtatatgTGGTGATCGTTtgtgtttggtgtttgtatctGCGTATGTGATGTATGTTCATGTCTATAGCTCATCGTCGCTTGGGCCCTGGAATTATACCCCTAAACAGgggttattttttaaattttccattTCTGGGCTGTccttgtatttttcattgtattattgaaataaacctGACCGTCTATAACACATATTTCATACACTCTGTGTTTTAAGTCATCAATATTTCCAGAGGATATACAACTAAAAGCTGGGAGGTCCGCAAAACGTTCATACCTGAAACACACAGCGATTTGTATAATAACACGTAAAAACTGAGAAgaaattacaacaaaaacaactctTCATATCCTTACAACCCAAAACCTTAAGGAGATGAAAAACCCTACAACGAAGTATCCGTTTACCAGATGTTCGCCGTTTCCTGAATTCATGAGGGAATTGTATTCTCACATTGTAGACACAATTCAAGACACTCGCACAATAATGTCCATTCATTATGATCAACTGTAAATATTGACATCTAGCTATTTGTTTCATTCTAGCGTTATCAATATATTGCATACATTGATCATGATTAATTCAATTTCCTgacatacattacatatattcataatacattgtattaattttCAGTACATTACagtgtttattgttattgttaacgACCGGGCACAACCAATTCGGCTTAATTTATGCCTCATGTTTCAATGTCTACATGTATAGCCATGTTTGTTCTGacatttgtttgtttccatAATGTCTTGTTTTCTACAAACCTAAGGTTTTAATTTCTCATAATTCGTTATTTGTCCTTGCAGAAGCATAAGCATGTTATCGAAATAACAAAAAGAGTCTTGAACTAAGTTTGGTTCACCAGTTGCATCCCGGAAGCTATATAATGTATAAGCACTTAAGAATCCTGCCCGTTGTGTAAAAGTGTGTCAAGGTTTATCAAATCGGGTTGACACACTTTCGAAGTAACAGGGCGGGCGTAAAAATAGTACTTTTAGTACTATACCACTAAAGTTAATTAAACTTGAACCTTGGAACTACAGAGATTGTTTTGCTCGTGCGGCATTTCTTTCCTGTGTGGTGAGGATTGATCCGCAGCCTTTGAAGCTGTCGTGATGCGTATCTGTTGTCTTGTTGTTAGGCACTTGCTATCAACATAGGGTCGCTGGTTCGATCCCCCGACCATACACGAATATTCAAACTGTCTACTCGGAGGGATGTTAAACAATATGACTGTCATACAACCTGGCAcgttaaacaatgtgactgtcATACAACCTGGCAtgttaaacaatgtgactgtcATACAACCTGGCAcgttaaacaatgtgactgtcATACAACCTTGCAcgttaaacaatgtgactgtcATACAACCTGGCAcgttaaacaatgtgactgtcATACAACCTGGCAcgttaaacaatgtgactgtcATACAACCTGGCACGTTAAACACTGTGACTGTCATACAACCTGGCACGTTAAACACTGTGACTGTCATACAACCTGGCACGTTAAACACTGTGACTGTCATACAACCTGGCAcgttaaacaatgtgactgtcATACAACCTGGCAcgttaaacaatgtgactgtcATACAACCTGGCAcgttaaacaatgtgactgtcATACAACCTGGCAcgttaaacaatgtgactgtcATACAACCTGGCAcgttaaacaatgtgactgtcATACAACCTGGCAcgttaaacaatgtgactgtcATACAACCTGGCACGTTAAACACTGTGACTGTCATACAACCTGGCATGTTAAACACTGTGACTGTCATACAACCTGACACGTTAAACACTGTGACTGTCATACAACCTGGCAcgttaaacaatgtgactgtcATACAACCTGGCAcgttaaacaatgtgactgtcATACAACCTGGCACGTTAAACACTGTGACTGTCATACAACCTGACACGTTAAACACTGTGACTGTCATACAACCTGACAcgttaaacaatgtgactgtcATACAACCTGACAcgttaaacaatgtgactgtcATACAACCTGGCACGTTAAACACTGTGACTGTCATACAACCTGGCACGTTAAACACTGTGACTGTCATACAACCTGGCAcgttaaacaatgtgactgtcATACAACCTGACACGTTAAACACTGTGACTGTCATACAACCTGGCACGTTAAACACTGTGACTGTCATACAACCTGGCACGTTAAACACTGTGACTGTCATACAACCTGGCACGTTAAACACTGTGACTGTCATACAACCTGGCACGTTAAACACTGTGACTGTCATACAACCTTGCACGTTAAACACAGTGACTGTCATACAACCTTGCACGTTAAACACAGTGACTGTCATACAACCTGGCACGTTAAACACAGTGACTGTCATACAACCTGGCACGTTAAACACAGTGACTGTCATACAACCTGGCACGTTAAACACAGTGACTGTCATACAACCTGGCAcgttaaacaatgtgactgtcATACAACCTGGCAcgttaaacaatgtgactgtcATACAACCTGGCAcgttaaacaatgtgactgtcATACAACCTGGCAcgttaaacaatgtgactgtcATACAACCTGGCAcgttaaacaatgtgactgtcATACAACCTGGCAcgttaaacaatgtgactgtcATACAACCTGGCAcgttaaacaatgtgactgtcATACAACCTGGCAcgttaaacaatgtgactgtcATACAACCTGGCACGTTAAACACTGTGACTGTCATACAACCTGGCACGTTAAACACTGTGACTGTCATACAACCTGGCACGTTAAACACTGTGACTGTCATACAACCTGGCACGTTAAACACTGTGACTGTCATACAACCTGGCACGTTAAACACTGTGACTGTCATACAACCTGGCACGTTAAACACTGTGACTGTCATACAACCTGGCACGTTAAACACTGTGACTGTCATACAACCTGGCACGTTAAACACTGTGACTGTCATACAACCTGGCACGTTAAACACTGTGACTGTCATACAACCTGGCA comes from the Mya arenaria isolate MELC-2E11 chromosome 13, ASM2691426v1 genome and includes:
- the LOC128213821 gene encoding uncharacterized protein LOC128213821; this encodes MTVIQPGTLNNVTVIQPGMLNNVTVIQPGTLNNVTVIQPCTLNNVTVIQPGTLNNVTVIQPGTLNNVTVIQPGTLNTVTVIQPGTLNTVTVIQPGTLNTVTVIQPGTLNNVTVIQPGTLNNVTVIQPGTLNNVTVIQPGTLNNVTVIQPGTLNNVTVIQPGTLNNVTVIQPGTLNTVTVIQPGMLNTVTVIQPDTLNTVTVIQPGTLNNVTVIQPGTLNNVTVIQPGTLNTVTVIQPDTLNTVTVIQPDTLNNVTVIQPDTLNNVTVIQPGTLNTVTVIQPGTLNTVTVIQPGTLNNVTVIQPDTLNTVTVIQPGTLNTVTVIQPGTLNTVTVIQPGTLNTVTVIQPGTLNTVTVIQPCTLNTVTVIQPCTLNTVTVIQPGTLNTVTVIQPGTLNTVTVIQPGTLNTVTVIQPGTLNNVTVIQPGTLNNVTVIQPGTLNNVTVIQPGTLNNVTVIQPGTLNNVTVIQPGTLNNVTVIQPGTLNNVTVIQPGTLNNVTVIQPGTLNTVTVIQPGTLNTVTVIQPGTLNTVTVIQPGTLNTVTVIQPGTLNTVTVIQPGTLNTVTVIQPGTLNTVTVIQPGTLNTVTVIQPGTLNTVTVIQPGTLNTVTVIQPGTLNNLIQPGTLNNVTVIQPGTLNNVTVIQPGTLNNLTVIQPGTLNNVTVIQPGTLNNVTVIQPGTLNNVTVIQPCTLNNVTVIQPGTLNTVTVIQPGTLNNVTVIQPGTLNNVTVIQPGTLNNVTVIQPGTLNNVTVIQPGTLNNVTVIQPGTLNNMTVIQPGTLKNQTNSSYVLSMFNAPQPSND